A portion of the Jaculus jaculus isolate mJacJac1 chromosome 5, mJacJac1.mat.Y.cur, whole genome shotgun sequence genome contains these proteins:
- the Gpr157 gene encoding G-protein coupled receptor 157 has translation MLPTAPPTELLPSERAVVLLSCALSALGSGLLVATHALWPDLRSRARRLLLFLSLADLLSAASYFYGVLQDFSGSSWDCVLQGALSTFANTSSFFWTVAIALYLYLSIVRAIRGPFADRLLWAFHVVSWGVPLAITVAAVALKKIGYDASDVSVGWCWIDLEAEDHVLWMLLTGKLWEMLAYILLPLLYLLVRRHINRAHEALSEYRPICEDRQLPWRSSSSSVADKKLVLIPLIFICLRVWSTVRFALTLCGSPAVRAPVLVILHGIGNTFQGGANCIMFVLCTHAIRSRLLSLCCCRCCPQPSAQSPPGGTAPRKTGESQGPRHTSEEAHST, from the exons ATGCTGCCTACCGCGCCGCCCACCGAGCTGCTGCCGTCGGAGCGCGCCGTGGTGCTGCTGTCGTGCGCGTTGTCCGCGCTGGGCTCGGGCCTCTTGGTGGCCACGCACGCCCTGTGGCCCGATCTGCGTAGCCGGGCTCGGCGCCTGCTGCTCTTCCTATCGCTGGCCGACCTACTGTCGGCTGCCTCGTACTTCTACGGGGTGCTGCAGGACTTTTCGGGCTCTTCTTGGGACTGCGTGCTTCAGGGCGCGCTGTCTACCTTTGCCAACACCAGCTCCTTCTTCTGGACCGTGGCCATCGCCCTCTACCTGTATCTCAGCATCGTGCGCGCCATTCGTGGGCCCTTCGCCGACCGCCTGCTCTGGGCCTTCCACGTCGTCAG CTGGGGTGTCCCACTGGCTATCACGGTGGCAGCCGTTGCCCTGAAGAAGATCGGCTATGACGCCTCGGATGTGTCTGTGGGCTGGTGCTGGATTGATCTGGAGGCTGAGGACCACGTCCTGTGGATGCTGCTGACCGGGAAGCTCTGGGAGATGCTGGCTTATATCTTGCTGCCCCTGTTGTACCTCCTGGTCAGGAGGCACATCAACAGAGCG CACGAGGCGCTCTCGGAATACCGGCCCATCTGCGAGGACCGCCAGCTGCCGTGGCGCTCCTCCTCGTCCTCCGTGGCGGACAAGAAGCTGGTCCTCATCCCTCTCATCTTCATCTGCCTGCGGGTCTGGAGCACCGTGCGCTTCGCCCTGACCCTCTGCGGCTCCCCGGCAGTGCGGGCGCCAGTGCTGGTCATTCTGCAT gGCATTGGGAACACCTTCCAGGGAGGTGCCAACTGCATCATGTTCGTCCTCTGCACCCACGCCATCCGCTCGCGGCTCCTGTCACTCTGCTGCTGCCGTTGCTGTCCTCAGCCCTCTGCCCAGAGCCCCCCTGGGGGTACTGCTCCCCGCAAGACAGGAGAGTCTCagggacccagacacacctcggAGGAAGCTCACAGCACCTGA